From the Ipomoea triloba cultivar NCNSP0323 chromosome 8, ASM357664v1 genome, the window AAAGAACTTAGAAGGGAAAAGAAAGAATCGAAGGCGGCAGGTCTTAATGTTGTGAGTGGGTAGTTAGATGTTTTCAAGCTGGGGATAATGATTGTCGGGTGCTAGTTCATTAATCAAATTTGTTACACTTCTGCTACCCTTCCCACTCTGGTCTTTTAATAAAGTCCCATTTTCTCGCCTTCTGTAGTTCTGTGTTCCTAACTCCTATAAGTGTTTTCTGCTTCTAATAagagtgtgtgtgtgggggggagAGAGATTTTGCTTTGTTGGAAGAGACTAATAGCCATGGCATTTGCAGGAACAACCCAGAAATGCATGGCGTGTGAGAAGACAGTCTATCTCGTTGACAAGTTAACCGCAGATAATAGAGTCTACCACAAAGCGTGTTTCAGATGCCACCACTGCAAAGGCACCCTCAAGGTTTATATAATGACTATTATAAACCTTTCAACTTACATTGGTTCCATGTAATTGTATACTTCTGTTTGCAGCTTAGCAACTATAACTCCTTCGAGGGAGTTCTATATTGCAGGCCACACTTTGATCAACTCTTCAAGAGAACTGGTAGTTTGGACAAAAGCTTCGAAGGTAGACAGTAATTCATAAACATTTAACGTATAAAGATTAAGGACAAAagtgttactccgtatttgctATGTCATGTTCTTTCAGGGATACCAAAGATTGAGAAGCCAGATAAACCTGTCCTCAACGGGGTAATACATTTATCAAATCCTTGGATTGCCAATGTCTAATACCCATGTTTAAAACTAGTTAATGCATCTCTCTAACAGAAACCGCTAGCAAATAAAGTTTCAAGCTTTTTTGTTGGAACAAGAGAGAAATGTGTGGGCTGCAAGAGTACTGTCTATCCAATTGAAAAGGTAAGTAGTTTGCCTACATTTATCTTGTAAGGTTTGTTCATCAGAGCAGCACTTAATGTTTGCGAGAGGTTCACAAGATGAAATCTGTACAATAACTGAAAGTTGAGAATTACCTGGAATTATATCGTTATAGGTCTCGGTGAATGGCAGTGCATATCACAGGAGCTGCTTCAAATGCAGCCATGGAGGGTGTGTGATTAGCCCATCCAACTACATTGCATATGATGGCCGCCTATACTGCAAACACCACCATATTCAACTTATCAAGGAAAAGGGCAACTTGAGCCAACTTGAGGGAGAGCATGAGAAGAATTTGGTCAGAGTGATGGAAATTGCTGCAGAATAGTAATTTGAACGGTATTTTGGACTGTTACTCAGCTTTAAAGCAGTTAATGAGCTACACATTCCAGCACTTCCCATCCATGTTACTTTTAGCTGCCTGCATTTCATTCATGTTTATAAAGTTAGAAGTAAAATAATGATCAAGTGATGCTTGTTACTTGTTTACTACCTTCTAGCCTTGATTTATGTCAAGGAATTACGATGTTCAAAGGAAGATTCTTTGAATGATATAGTATAGTAACATGATGGGTCAAGTTTCACTTTCATAGTTTCATGCAACTTTGCAAGGGCACAATCTTAAtgatattgaagaaaataaaatacctAATTGAacaaatcattaaaatattagagattttttaaaattcattgaCCAACTTACCAGCTATTTTCTCTTGAAAGCGAAATTCCAGGAAAACATCCAAATTACAATTCCTCCTGCAAATGATCATCATTTGCTAATCATACTCAAGCTGTCAAGAATCAATGTAAGACATCATCAGTCAGCAAATGATCTTTAATTTTCAACAAATGAGCCCATCATCCCGTTCTACACCATTCCAAAGTATAAGGAAGAGTAGCAACTAAAGAAGTAACCAAAGGACAATAATGGAAGAATCAGTTTCAGCAATAGTTTTAAACAATTGGGAAACTTTTATTTCCAGGACAATGTTACACAATACAATGAAATGATGGTAACCCCAGTATataattttaatgtacaatgaTGATAATCAGATAATTCCTAGTCATTCTACTGGCCTGActaagtaaatataaaataaattcaatcatCTGAAAAGTTGATAGTATCTAATATATGACCATCTCTAGCAATTTGCTTCAAGTCTATAATGTAATCATTTCGGAGAAATCCAAAGCCAAATGTCCCATTTCCATACTGCCAAATCCTCCCTTCCACCTGCCGAGGATTTAAATTAGTTCCTGTCAGGTCAGGGATGACCAAGTCATAGCTTGAATTCATGGAGAGCATGCGCATTACGTCTCTGTTATCAGAACAAGGCAGACAATCATCAAAACTATCTCCTTCTGCATATGGTTGAAGATGTTCGCgactcatatatatatcttcctCTTCTGAAGTAAAGGGAGACTCAATGAATGTAGCATTTGAAGTCCAAAAAACTAGGGTACAGCCAGAGAAAAGTTGAGACAATTCCCCAACTCTTCGGCAAGTAATTCCCCCAATGTTGTCATACGAAACAAGATAAAACTCCAGACTCCTGTCATCACTTATTCCCTGCAATGAGCGGCAAACAGAGAATCAACCAGGAGTGAGCCCTAATGTAATCACAAACATTTCATTCAATTCTACTAAGAACATATATAATAGCTTAATCCTTCTAAATTCTCAATCTCACGCGAAATCTTCTAGATCATCTAAATGATGGAATTCTTAATAAAGATCAAACCTTTTCACTTCATATTACTTGATGATAAAAGCATGCTTCATGACTGTTCTGTATGTCTAATATGTGTACCCTGAATGTTTGActatcacaattaataaaagaacacCTTCACTCCGAAGTTCCCATGGGCATAGACACATTGTTGAGCCACATAAATCTTGTCTTCTCTACTTTCAACCATTATTTTCAATTCTTGTTCTCATTTATCTcaaccactgttgcaaaaattggtCTAG encodes:
- the LOC116027483 gene encoding LIM domain-containing protein WLIM1-like isoform X1, with the translated sequence MAFAGTTQKCMACEKTVYLVDKLTADNRVYHKACFRCHHCKGTLKLSNYNSFEGVLYCRPHFDQLFKRTGSLDKSFEGIPKIEKPDKPVLNGKPLANKVSSFFVGTREKCVGCKSTVYPIEKVSVNGSAYHRSCFKCSHGGCVISPSNYIAYDGRLYCKHHHIQLIKEKGNLSQLEGEHEKNLVRVMEIAAE
- the LOC116027483 gene encoding LIM domain-containing protein WLIM1-like isoform X2: MACEKTVYLVDKLTADNRVYHKACFRCHHCKGTLKLSNYNSFEGVLYCRPHFDQLFKRTGSLDKSFEGIPKIEKPDKPVLNGKPLANKVSSFFVGTREKCVGCKSTVYPIEKVSVNGSAYHRSCFKCSHGGCVISPSNYIAYDGRLYCKHHHIQLIKEKGNLSQLEGEHEKNLVRVMEIAAE